The following is a genomic window from Anopheles aquasalis chromosome 3, idAnoAquaMG_Q_19, whole genome shotgun sequence.
ATTGAACGTAAGTATCTTTGAATGCTGTCCTTTTTGTCCTGTCCTGCTTGATCTAATATCCTGTTTTTTTAGCAATTCTTCGAAGGAGTTCAAGTGCGTGTTCAACAAGGCGTAAAGGATACCGAAATAAGCTACCAAATGGCGTACTCCAAACAAGAACTACGCAAAGTAATTAGCTTGTATCCGGCGCGAGAAGTTAAAAAAGGGCTAGAGCAATTATACCGAAAGGTGGAAAAACACCTttgcgaagaagaaaatctACTGCAAGTGGTGTGGCGCGCAATGCAGCAAGAATTCATAACCCAGTATAACTCATTGGAACAGTGGATTCAGCGATGCTATGCCGGATCAATGATTACCCTCGAGTTTACGATTAACGATATATTGGACTTCTTTTCGGAAATTGCACAGTCGCATTGAGTTTGTTAACCCTGGCCTTACTCTCGTTATCAAATATATTCAATAAACCGGCCCATCGTCGAGATTATCATCCTCTTCGTTGTAGGCTTCACCATTATCGAAATAGTTGTTTCCgtaatcattatcatcgtccaTCTCCTCGTCAGCCATTTCCTCTTCCAAGTCATCCTCATTCTCGTCatctgtttcacttttctccttcttgaCGCCATCTGCCTTCGCGGCAGTACTCTCTTTCTGCTCGAGAGCCTGTAATTTAGCGTCAATATCTTCCGCCGTGCGTGGTCGCTTCGGTTTCGATGCCGCGCTATTAATCTGCTTTGCTCGCTTGAAATTGGGCATCAGCTCCGCGGGCATGCAACTCCAGAGGAAATCCCCGTCACGCTTCGCTTTGGGATCATTCTCTATTACGTTCTGGAAGGGAAATGCCTATTTGCAGTATACTGCCTTACGACCGAATCTATTTAACGAATCTTACGATAACTTTGTCCGAGTAGCGCTGAACGGACAGCTTCGAGCATTTTTTAGTGGTGAAATAGGCGGATTCGCGCAAATAGGAAATGAAATCTTCCTTCCAGAGGATTTTGTAGTTTCTGTCGACACTAGACTGGAAAAGGCATCGAGTGCAATCAGCACATTAAATCGGGTTCATCAAAACGAAACCCCACCTTACCTCCAGGGCCACCGGTTTCGAGAGCAGCGCCGGAAAAACGGGCGGCGGAGCTGCCGAAGTTACGGCCTGGATTTCCTTGCTGGTCACCCCCAAAGATTGTAACTGTTCTTGTGTGAGCGTTCCACTGGCctttcctcgtcctcttccacCCATTGCAACCAACTTGAATTTGTTCTTATCACTTTTCTGTTGGATCACCGTTCATCATTTTCCACGCGGatattccgtttgtttgtttacaatttTTTCCGTTTAAGCGACGGCTACACGAAATCGCGTTTTAATAAACCGACCCTTTGTCACCCTGTTATATACAGATTCAACGTTGCCGTTAAAAATTCTTTTATTCTGTCTCTgaattgtttctgttttatcaAAGATACACTGTATGAGTACTGAAAAAGATAATAGAGATCTGGTTTTTCAGAAGCTAAGGTGCCAAGCCAACGAAGATACGATTTGGATTTGATGGGATGGAACCGTGCGTATCTCAACGTAAAGCCACACGTGATAAGAACCATGAACGAGTTTGCAAGAATCGTCGTTGTCCCATTTTGATCCCCGAAACgacaaaattaaatcaaagtACGTCCTAGAGCTATGcactaacaaacaaaaaatagtaTCAAGACGTTCGAAAATTCCGTAGGGGGTTGAACTTTAAATCACCACTtttctaaaaagaaaaaggatgctGTAGATCTTCATCAAATTCGTCCTATTTTTATCATGCACCGTTAGCTTTAATATGATGATTCCATGATGACAAAAGCACCGCCGGAAATGCCACTTGATTACGCGAAACGAAACTGATTGAGAAAGACgcggttccgtttcggttcTTTAAACAATATGCTCGGTATGAATTTGTTCGGTTTCGCTGGCCTATCACAGAAAGGCTTTAAGGTTTTTATCTGATGTAATCCGAAACGCTAGCGCGCTAAATGAGGTTTTCGTTTCTCTTCCCTTGATAGGGGTTGCAAGCTACCCCAGTGGAGAACCTGAATAGCTGGATTACTAAGAGCTAGCTAATTTTCATATTAGTGCAAAAAGTATCTTTAGTCAAATTGCTATTCTTCAAAATACAGGCTCAATGCTTACACCATCTACTAACGTTAAGATTTGTGTGTGAAATTGGATGCTCACAATTAAGTGCAGCTTAACTCCTTAATGCTagattatgttttcttttggcaCTCTTCAGCACACCCAAATCAACTCAATCAGGCGGCCGGAAGATCAAAAGGTAAGATAAATGCTCTGCTCAAGCTAATCTCTGTGCACTTGAATATGTTCCCTATCCCCCTTTCTCCTACTTCCGTAAATAATTGTAGCTAAGGACCAGGTTGGTTGCAGTAAATCCTTCTTCCACAAGTTTATTATGCAGTTACAAAAGTTTTTTTATAGTTTAAGAGCAACCACCGGCCATCTATACCTACATGGGCAGTTCAGATTGTCTGCTCGGAGTAGCcctttgatttattttatttgcagTGTTGGCACAGATACGACACCCCCACTATAGCTTTAAAGGGTTTTAACGCCTATGCCAACAAATGCGGAGACATGAACATACTGGCCATTCATCAACAGACAACCAATTGAACCTTGCACATTCTTTTATCAAGAGACTCCCCATCCATTCTTCAGTGTGTTGCTCTTAGAAAGGATAGTCTGAAGAGTGTTCGTCTTATTGACGCTTGATACAGCACCTGTTGAGATGAACAGCAtctctttgctttgcttaaAAGGTCCCTTTTATCCTCCACAAAGCTGTTCAAATTGTTTCAGCTGTATTCTGCGACACAACAAATTAAAGCTATGTAAgggaatgtttcttttcctttaaaaataatttgaatagTGAATATTATCATTTAAACAGACATTTCCTGTTGGTCATAGGCAGAAAGTATGCAAATTGTTGGAAAAAGTCCCAGTTCTAAAAAACCTTTATGACGTTGCTGGAAAAGTTTCTCTGTGCGATTTTGGTGTTCTTCGAAGGGTCGTGAATTGTGACAATGGACTTTTTATGTTTATCTGCAACCTAAATTTTGCCCTTGACAGATTGAATTACCATTTCTAAACTTTGATTGACTCCAGTAAAACAATCTTTGCGAGCTCGTGCCCACCATTTCCAACAACACACTTTTTGTCTTCCTTATTCTCCTGCCACGTGCCAGATACACCAGCAATATTTTTATCCCTTTAGATTTAACATTCGACATGTTCGTCACAGCCTAGCCTCGAGGGAGCATTTTGGCATGTGGAAACCTGATTGGTGATTTATGTGCATAAATGCTTTAATTCCATTCCCCGTGAGCGGTATATGATTTGCATGTTTCTTTTGCAGGTTTGGCGTTTTTCTATGCCACTGGCTATGGGTATTAACAATTACAACTAAGAAATAATTGAACCTTGCGGCTACGGATGTAAGTGATAGCAAGAAATCAAATTTCTTTCGCATGGAACTGAACACGTTTTCATAGCATGTGCCGGAGGACAGATCCATGGTAAAGTCGAATCttttttgtaatatttatCATTCTATTGCTCTTAAGCTGCCTGGCCATGCAACAAGTATATTGATGGGATGGAGGCAGATACTCGTTAATATCCCGGAAATTTGTtgtcattccatttcatcattGATCCAGAACATATGGCGCCATCCTTTGGTCGATATGATTGTTGGTAATAAACCAAGCGTAACGAATTAATATTTTTTGACCTCCTTTCTGTGTTGTTTTCGAATACCTCTTTTCTAGTTTGATAGCATTATTCGAATAAGACGTCGTTGGAATTGCTAGAATACAATCTATTCACTGAATTGGTAGTACTTATTAAAGGGATCTTTTTTATAAATTACAATACAGTTTACATGCGATTTGCTTTACAAGATTCGACACAAATGCCTAATCCGCAACCTCTCGTCTTCGCAGTTCTTATGCGATGAGtgcaaaaaatcctttttttatcgGCTTTATCGTTCTTACGATACGAATGCTTCATGCAATCTACTTAAAACACTCGTTTTCCTATCGGTATTTAGCGTTCCGAAGATGCTTCCAGCTATTGTTTCATCGCTCTACTGCGCAACTGCGTTTCTCATGCCTGCTGCCGAAGAGCTCTCGGAGAAACAACCTGATCTGTGTCAGTAGTATACCGGTGACTACGCGAACCGACGCTGAACAGTGCAAACGTGTCCTGCTAATCAACACGATAAGCGAAAGTGTTTCGATAAAATCATCGATTTGGCTGTTTGTGATTAATTTCGATTGATACAAAAAGGAGTATACGCTTGATGTCGTCATCTCGTCATTCATTTatttgaacaaacaaatgaaaattatgattCACTGTTTGCAAAATTCGTTTTTACCGATTTCAGTTTTCTTCTGAGTGTGGTGATCATACTATCAGTTTTCATTTTGTCTTGTGGTTGTGTGCTTCCTagaatcaattttccaaattatTGTTCAGTGCTTCGGTAAATTTTTTCAGTTATTTTTTCTAACAttcaatgatttatgaaaacaaaacgagctTATCTGTTCATTTATCTAGAATCTATATTGATCGCTTAAGTGCATGAGAGTGAATTAAAGTGCTTCAGAGCTACCTGCTACCGCTTATCAAAATATGTACATACTGATAACCTACGAACGCCATTGCTTTTGATCTAGGATTTATTTTACGTGGTAAGGACAGCTTTTCACTTGTTGCTACTGGCCCGGCCGCATCTAAATCGCCAAGGAGCAGCTCTAAATTGCGACACGGTCATTAAGtgaaacataatttgaagTTAGTAGGCACAAGCGTATCCACATTTAATTCCACCAATCTGCAACATTATCCCGGGGGGCTAAATCCACCTTAATTACCTCCGGAAATCATATAGTGGTGATTTGATTAGCACCATAAGCATGGTTTCCATCTTGATTATTacagaacacaaaacacacgggCGGAAAACAATCTCTTAAAATGGCAATTTGAGTAAATGCAAAGGATCGAAACAGAGTAATTAAGGGGGTGGCCAGGGGAGGAGGGGAGTAGTTTAAAGCTGCCATATCGTTTAAAGCTAGTGTGGGTTAGAATAAGAATCATTACAGTGTCAATATAAATCTTTTGAACACCATCAATCCCACGGTCAGAGCAATCTGGAAATACTTCAAAGTAAATTCGCGTCACTCTCGTATAGATCATAGGTTATTTATAACATATGACCATGATATAGTTTAATTACTCATTACTGTAAAGGCACGGCGAATCTAGACAAACCACTGATTGggtattttcatttcttcttttcgctaGGAAGAGTGGTTTTACGAGTGTaatcgttcgttttcttctgcatactttttcctttaaaaatGATGTGAAAATGACAATTGATGAAATTTCACAACCGTCCAACAGTGATGAAGGTGCCAGCCAACTAGAGCCAACTATTCCACCGAGTTTTCCGTTCATGTCTTCAAGCAATCGCATGATCAACGATTCAACGGTTCTACAATACAAATTCTTCCAAATGGTTCAGCCCCAAACGTACGATAGCATTGAAAATAGCTCGTACATTCAAAGTAATGATGATCAAATCGGTAACGATAGCTCATATAACTACTACGATTGCGTTGCAACGGATGGCAATGTGTCgtatttaaatgtttcttgCGAGACTATCCTTAGCTACAGCATCCCCCTCTATGGGTACTGCATTCCGGCCTTATTACTCATAACGTTAACGGCCAACTCGTTGATAGTGATAGTTTTGAGCAAACGGAGCATGGCCTCGCCAACCAATTTTGTGTTGATGGGTAAGTAAATTCGGACCATGGTCCAATCTGCTTGACGCAATAGCATTTAGCATACGCAACTCATGAATGGACAATATCTTTTTATCGTGTTTACAGCCATGGCGCTGTGTGATCTGTTTACAGTACTCTTTCCGGCCCCAGGACTTTTATACATGTACACATTTGGAAACCATTATAAACCGTTATCCCCTCCATTAGCTTGTTATATATGGAATGCATTAAATGAGGTAAGTACCGGAAAAACTCAACACAAGTCTCTTCTGAAAGTTAAAATTTACTATACTTTGCAATGGAGTTCGATATGTACCGAATGCCTACAAAAAATACCTTCAATAATGTAGAAGCTAAAGTAGTGGTAGGGGCGAGGCTGTCGACCTATTCCGAATATGATATCATAAACGATATGCACCATATTCCAGCGTCCATAATTCATGCCCAGCTCGCTCATGCCAATGAGTGATAATGAAATAGATTGCATCTGAGCATCGTGAATCATAAACATAGCGCACAGCAAACATCAATAAATACTTTATCACAGTGCTCCATTTTCATTCTATTCAGCTGATATTTCATTACGGTGGTCCAAATAGTGTGGATAATCTGTACCGCCGGGGAGTGAGCCATTAAATGGTAATaataattaacttgttttttaaCAGAAAACATATTGTGCAGAATTGTGCGCTCATTCTTATACATGCGTGTTGTATTACCACACTGTATAACAGGAAAGTGAAGAAGtgaattgtatttttttgcatttgcCCCATCACTCTTCTTGCTATGATTAATGAGCTACATGCGTGGCATATTTTGTTAGATGGAATCTCTCTTGAAGCATAGCTATCAGatcaaattttccatttcattttcaaagcGAATGATTGGAGACGAAAACAATGTTAGTCACGCACAAGGTCAATCACCAGTCGCATCGTTTTTCCTGGCAGCATACACCCCGCtctcctttttctttggaaaatcATGACATCGCAAACAGAACATGATCCATCGCTTATTGTAatcatgtttttgtttaaccGTTCCTTTCAGATTCTTCCTGCAATGTGCCATACCGCATCAGTATGGTTAACTTTAGCCTTAGCCGTCCAAAGGTAACTCCACATTGGttgtttttgagtttttttttctattcaaaTGTCTATGCTCCGTAATATCCGTAGATATATATACGTCTGCCATGCTCCAACGGCTCGAACCTGGTGCACGATCCCTAGAGTAAAAAGTGCAATTGCATACATCTGCATAGCTGCTTTCTTACACCAAAGTACGAGGTTTTTCGACAAGTAagataacttttttttactctATGATTAACGCACGATAACGAGAACGATTTTTTGCGGcaagtaaaacaaacagtttCATAGGATTACGTAAGATTGTTAAGTGTAAAACAGTGTAAAGAGCCTTTTCTAATGGAAAAATTAGTATACAGTTTTTGGCAATCTTTTCTGCAACTAAGAGAAAACCAATTGAGGATAAcattttttttgaaaaactaTACAGGTTTTTGTAATTCTTTATGGATTCGTTTTGAGATTTGCCTCAGGGCTGTGCATTAACCCCGCCTTTGCCTAGACAAGCATAATTGCACATTCCAACGATGTCGCGACTGCCTGGTTTTTTAAGCCCGTTGAATCTTGTTCGCTTATCATCGTGCGGCCAGATGATAAATTCTGCCCATTTACAAgcctttcccttttgtttcgcAAACGCACTGTacgtattttttttctatcttgTATAGCGTTTAGTTACTAGGCATGGGTTAAGCGGAATGTTTGGCCACCATAGGAGGTTGGAAAGGAGTAGACCCATCATGCTTGAAATGCTGCGTATG
Proteins encoded in this region:
- the LOC126579268 gene encoding DNA-directed RNA polymerase III subunit RPC7; amino-acid sequence: MGGRGRGKASGTLTQEQLQSLGVTSKEIQAVTSAAPPPVFPALLSKPVALESSVDRNYKILWKEDFISYLRESAYFTTKKCSKLSVQRYSDKVINVIENDPKAKRDGDFLWSCMPAELMPNFKRAKQINSAASKPKRPRTAEDIDAKLQALEQKESTAAKADGVKKEKSETDDENEDDLEEEMADEEMDDDNDYGNNYFDNGEAYNEEDDNLDDGPVY
- the LOC126579260 gene encoding sex peptide receptor, translated to MTIDEISQPSNSDEGASQLEPTIPPSFPFMSSSNRMINDSTVLQYKFFQMVQPQTYDSIENSSYIQSNDDQIGNDSSYNYYDCVATDGNVSYLNVSCETILSYSIPLYGYCIPALLLITLTANSLIVIVLSKRSMASPTNFVLMAMALCDLFTVLFPAPGLLYMYTFGNHYKPLSPPLACYIWNALNEILPAMCHTASVWLTLALAVQRYIYVCHAPTARTWCTIPRVKSAIAYICIAAFLHQSTRFFDKSYSLITIEWNGNIVDVCHIETAEWVHEYISEDFYYTFYFSFRILFVHLAPCASLVGLNVLLFRAMKQAQRTRDRLFKDNKKRESKRLRDSNCTTLMLIVVVTVFLIVEIPLGVITALHILSSLIYEFLDYYIANLFILFANFFLIVSYPINFAIYCGMSRQFRETFKEIFIKSGKQIGSKKECGSSKYSFVNQRTFTNETVL